ACATGAGACTGCCCATTGCCTGACGGGCTCGGTGAAGACGGGACTTAACTGTGCCCTCTGAGAGCTCTAACAGCTCTGCTATTTCCTTCATAGATAAGTGATGGTGGGCGAATAGCAGCAGCACTTCTCGTTGCTTACGTGGGAGATCTAGCACTAGGCTCCAAATATGATTTTTTTCCTCGCTGCTGAACCATTCATTTTCCGCAGAGCGTTGATAATCCTGCCTAAACCAAGAGGGCACTAATTGGACTCTGCGTATCCAAGCTGTTTTCAAATAATCAAGAGAAGTATTACGAGTAATGGTTAATAGCCAAGACTTGACACTTGAGCCGCCACGGAACGTATCAAGGTGCTCATATACTTTCACGAAGACATCCTGGGTAATATCATCGGCTAAGTCTCTACGTTTAGTCATGAAATAGGCGTAGTGCCACACATCTTTGCCGTAGGTCATCATTAGCTCACTGAATAGACCCGGCTTGTCCAAGCCATCGGTTATGTGTTTCAGGTAATTAAATCTCAACTTCGTTTCTCACTCCCCTCGGGAATATGACGACTTAGCTTGGATAAAGTTCCCTTTCAGAAAAAAACCCCCACAAACGGCATAGCCGGTCATGAGGTACTCATCTAATCCTTAGTTTGCAAAGCCGCCTTCGCTTCGTCCACCGCCTGTTGACCTTTGATCTCGATTTCTGTCAATGCATTATCTATGGATTTTTCACCGCGAATGACTTGATCTAGAATGGGGCCGGCAGCTTCTTGAAAAGCGTTTAAGATTTCTTGATTGATGCTCACATACGGACTAGGATCGTTAGGAATGGCCTGCAAGGTATATAGGGAAGCAAGATCATCCTTGCCGGCAATAGGCTGTATATATTCCGTAATGAGAGGAATTTCACGGTGCTTGTAGTTAGCCATTAAACGGGTATTTTCCGAATCGGTTATCATATACTTGA
This portion of the Cohnella abietis genome encodes:
- a CDS encoding RNA polymerase sigma factor: MRFNYLKHITDGLDKPGLFSELMMTYGKDVWHYAYFMTKRRDLADDITQDVFVKVYEHLDTFRGGSSVKSWLLTITRNTSLDYLKTAWIRRVQLVPSWFRQDYQRSAENEWFSSEEKNHIWSLVLDLPRKQREVLLLFAHHHLSMKEIAELLELSEGTVKSRLHRARQAMGSLMSASLSERSE